The Apus apus isolate bApuApu2 chromosome 4, bApuApu2.pri.cur, whole genome shotgun sequence genome contains the following window.
CTGCATCCCAGAGGCACTGGgagcccctgctccccagggggATATGGAATgtgccttcccctctccctgcacacAGGAGCCAAGGGCAGACTCTGGCCTCCCTCAAGGCAAAGCCTTTGGCAGCTCCACAGCCAGGACACCACCCAGGACACCCACCTGAGGCAAAGGGGAGGCGCGACGTGTGTCTCAGCCTCTTCATGTGCTCAGTTTTATCTGCTGCAGTGAGCCGTGTGGATACCACACCCAGCTCCATGGCCAAGAGCTGCAGGAATGCAGAGAAGAGTCACACCTATGGACCTGGAGTGCACAGGGCCCCGGGAGCTCCAGGGGGTGCAGCAGAGGTACAGGCCTGCCCGGAGCCACGGTGAGGGCAGGAGGACTGGGAACTGCTCCAGGGCCTCAGTGGTGCATTTCAGTGTTGCATGGAGCACATGAAGGACCAGGAGTAGGTACTATCATCCCGCCAAGACAGGCTGACAGGGAGATACGAGATCTTTGGTACAGGAGCCATGAAGCACCCAGCACATAAGGGAAAGGTGGAGAAACAATCACTTCATCTGATATGTGGCATCATGAGAAGGGAGCGAAAGGCTGGAACTAGATGGGGAGAGCCTTGATAACTGGCTGAAGGGATAAACGGGGGGTAGCAAACAGGCCATGGAGAAATGGAATAATTATAAAGGGCAGTAAGTAGGGCCAGAGTTCCCACATACAAATGCACCCATCCAGAGGCACCCCTTGCTctctgcctgcaccctgctctCCTGTGGCATCCCaaacccacagccctgctctcccctctcccagccaccTCCTACCTCCTGAACTCGGAGCGCAAAATCCTCACTCGGCTCTTCCGCGCGCCTGGGGACAGAGGGCAGCCACCTGGGTGGGGACAACAGCGCTGGGCCGACCGcgtggcagctgctctggggcagcAATGACACCTGCTGCCCCCCACCTCTCCCTAAGCACCCCAAGCCTCTCCCCACAGCTCAAGGCCAGCTTGCAAAGCCAGGGACAGGGCACAGCTCAGAGAGCAGAACTGTCTCTTTGAGGCTGTCTTAGCACTCGGGGCTAAGGTGTGAACTGTCTCCTGAAGCTCCCAGAAAGGCCCCAAACAAGGAGCTGTTGCCATGAAAGTATAAAACAGATTGAGCCAGATTCAGCCAGGGGAAGATCCAGCCCTCTTCCTTACCGAAATACCTCAACCCCTAAATTTGACACCAAGCCCCTTCCACTGCCTGTGGACCATTATCACACCAACACTACACGGCCAGTCTGGGCTCCCCTGGACCCTGGGCAGGTGTCTGAACCACCTCTGCAGCTCACAAGGGactgcagggacaggacaggCACCAGAGGACTGAGATGCCCACAGAGATTCTCCTGGGGTgaaccacagcagagcagctggcctCAAAAACAGACCCAGAAAACTTGACATGAAAGCCCTGAGACTCCTCTCCTTTGCCACCTGAGCACAGGAACCAGGAGGTCTCTCCACTTCAGAAGCTGCTGAAGCGGGTCCAGAAGCTGGACCTGGAGTGGACCAAATGGGGCTGCACCAAGCCCAGCTGGTGCCAGCGTGAGGGCAGAGGGTGGCACGGACCAAGAGATGTGCCAACAGTGCCAGGCTCTGCACCCACCCAAACCCTGCCCCAAATGAAAGAGAGAGGGATACTACCTTACTTGATAAACTGTGAAGGGAACAAAGAAGGTCCAGAGGAGCTCTGTGATCCAGGAGGAGTCAGCCACACTCTGGGGAAGAGAGCATAATGAGAGGAGCTGGTTGGTCTGCAGGGGAGGTGGGCAAGCAGGGCACAGCAGAGTCAGGTAGCGAggtgtgcagggctgggaaggagggaatgGGAAACCCAGCACACACAGAGGGCAACCCCCAGGCAGATCCCCCTTCACTGGTCTTCACCAGGCAGAGCAAGACAGTCAGGGACTCCACTGCTTCGAGTCACCTTTTCCTCCCACCAGGACAGCAAGAATTTCCCTCCATATCCCCACGTTCTCTCCTAGACTGTGCCTTTAGAAAGGATCAGAAATGCCCCAAAACTTACTGGTGCTTCCTGAGAATCATGAGCAGCCCTCCCTTATCCTGATGGGAACAACCCATGTCATGTCTCAACCAGGATTCCCCACTTCCAAACAGGCTGCACTGTGAAGCGCCCAACTCTCCTTGTTGGAGATAAATCATTAGAGGTGAGCTCTAATTCATAACTTTCTTCCTATTTCCAAAAATCAGGACATAACCCTTCCCAGgcagcactgtgctgctgccagcagcgaGCCTTGGAGCCAGTGCTCTCCATCCTTCCAATCAGGATacagcctgagcagctggaccACGTTCAGAATACAGTTGGACTGAGAACAGAAAGCTGAAGTAGAGACCAGAGGTTGCCCCCAACCTACATTTTTCAACAGTTCTTTAGAATTTGCTATAGAATGGACATTGTTCCTAAattttttgcagttattttctcCTGCAGTGCTCAACCTTCCCACAGGCTAGGGAGAACCCCTCAGGATCCACAGCTCCCAGGAAGCTGCCTCAGCTCCTTTTACACCTGGCTGTGTCCTGGACCAAGGCAGCGTGGCCCCAAGAGAGGCCTCCTGCCTGGAGAGAGGTGCTATACATGAGAGAAACACCCCCAAACCACGGCCACCAAGGGCGCCGTGGGTTGCACAAGGAACCAACATCTCCTAGGCAAACAGCTCGAAGAAACCTACAATGAAACATCTTGCAGCAACGCAGCCAgaccctggctgtgctgcctcgTGCCACAGAACacccctcctgctccagccaacTGCAGAAGACTCCTCCTTAAGCCCAAATCTGGTGGTTTGTTCAGCCCAGGGCCTGGTGTATCTCACCAGGTGTCCAAGAAGGCTTTCTGAGAAGCACTGATCGAACCGCTCAGGGTGTCACATCTCCAGAGCTTGGAAGTTTCTGACAGCTTGAAATTCCCTAAGAAATCCAGGGGGATTCACTTGGCCAATCTGCACGAAGGGCAAAACTCCTGCTCAACCTCTGCAGGTGAGAATCTGAGCCAAGGAGAGACCGTGACCAGCATCCTCAGCCAGACCTGCAGCTACgtgcctgctgctctccctgacGTTTGTGAAGAAAAGGATGCACACACATACAACCTGTCATGTCTCAGAATTTCTCTGAGGAGCCAATTAACATATTCATTGTAAGCAGTCCAGCTCTCCCACTTCCCTGGACCAGTGATTCACAGTCATTCAAAAGCTGAACATATCCTCCCTGTTAGAAAACTGCATCTTAACCCAAAACCAAACGGCGTGGTGCCAGCACCGGTCCCAGCACTtccagaggctgctgctccaggctttCTTGGGAAAAACACCAGAATTCCCCACTCAAaccccttctccagcagctctccacAACCTCTGCCTGGTCTCTGGCAAAAAAAAGCTGGTTAGGCTGAGTGCCTGCAAGTTTTGCTCCCTGGATTCTGCATCATGCTTGTGGCCTCCAGGGGCTCTCCCCACTGCTGCCCCTTCACAGAACCACGGAATtgtcagggctggaagggctggagatcacccagtccaacttCACTAGAACAGGATTGCCTGGAGCACAttccacaggactgcatccaggggggtctggaatgtctccagagcagggtactccacagcctccctgggcagcctgtcccagggctctgtcatcctcgtagtgaagtttttccttatatttaaatggcacttcccatgttccagcttgtggaACAAGGGAACTACTGGAACGAGTCTGGCTCCACCCTCCTTGCACCCCCTGTAGATGCTTATAGgtattaataaggtctcccctcagccttcccctctccaggctgagcagtcccagctctctcagcctttcatcagggagatgctccaatccctcAACCATCTTTGATGTCCTTCCAGGCATCAGGGTTACCAGAGCTTTGTTCAACCTTCCAGCAGCACTTTCCTCACTGCACACCTGCAGGCAATACCCTGTTCCTCACCCAACCAGACTCTCCTCTGGTtgtgcacacacatacagaCCCACAGCTGCCTGGCTGGCAGCTCTCAGCAGGCCACTGGGCCACCACCAATAACCCAGCTCCTTCATTATTCACTGATCTCAGACCTGTCCTCTGCAGCCCCAGTCAAAGCACAGACAAGCACTGGCAAAGAACCAACCCCTGGCAGAATCTCACTTCAAGAACACCTGCTGCTGACGCAACACGGGCAGTGCTTTACATCCACCCACTGTGTCCTGCTGCCTTAAAAAGACTGACAATAAGGAATCAACTAAAAGGCCTCACAAATACAAAATCTAAGTGTCTTTTTAGTCAAGTAGATCTATAAATCCTACCAGGAAACAAGAACTTCAGCAAAATCTCACTCTGTAAACAGGCCAAGAGCAGTTTATTGCAatctgcccagcagcaccagtgttACCCCCATGAACTCTGACACGTCTGGAGCTGATGTTGCATCATGTCCCACATCTGCGCTGGGGAGACATGAACTCCAGAACCCTATCCAAAAAGCCTTGCACAACCTTTGGAacctcagctcctccagggtGACCCAAGCTACTCCCCCACAGCACTTATAAAAAGTGGTCTAACAGAGGGGAAATGGGACATGGAGATGGTCAGAGAAGCCAGGTGGCACCCTCAGACAGCTGAACCACCAGAGCTGTTACCAAACTTCCAGCATGCCTCAAGGAGCACTGACCCAGCAGAACCTCCCTGGGAAGGGCACGTGAGAAACACAAGTGtgagcacagaatcacagaattcttgaggctggaaaaggctggaaaagacctctgagatcatcaagtccatctTATGACCCCACACCACCACATcgaccatggcaccaagtgccacatccagcctttccttaaacaccctcagggatggtgcctccaccacttccctgggcagtccattccaatgtcgGATCACcatttccatgaggaagtgcttcctaaagCACTGAGAAGCTTGGTGAGAGGACACAAGGCCGGGCTGCACTGCCCACGGgctgggaagcagaagcagaaccaagggcacagccagggctgtggcagcacatcccctgcctcccctcagcgccccccccagctccctccacctgcagcccctcaCTCACCACAGTGACCAGCGGCCTCTGAACCTGTAGGGCGACCGGCTGGACCACGTCCACGATGGAGAAGGGCcaggagctggaagagaagaatTCGGCAGCGTGAggcccggcgcggcccggccgccccgcggCGGGAGCCCCGCTGCCAGCACCTGAAGCGCAGCAATCCCGCGCGGCCGTTGGTGGCTGCCTCCTCCGGGAACAGCAGCAGGGGGGGGTTTCCCCCGTGGGACGAATACACCTTCAGGGAATCCACCAGCTCCGCTCGGCTCCCGGTCACTCCCAGCTCCATGAATCCCCGTGACCAGCAGATGAAGCCAGGGGCGCCGTTCAGGGCGGGCTGTGGGGAAACTGGGGTGAGGAGGAAGTGCCGCCCTGTGCCCCCCAGGGACAACATTCCCAGGGGACACAGTTCCTGCTTAGCACCAAAAACGCCCCTGGGGGCACCGTGCACGCTGACAGCACTGGTAGCAGAGAACACCACTGCCAGGCTCCAGCAACTGCTCTGGCCCCAGTTCCCAAAAAATTTGATTCCCAATCTTCCATTTCGACTGTGCTCTCTGCCCCCCGACCCTGCGGGACAACCCCgttccctgctctccagcagctgctgacatGCTTGGCAgaggacacacacacaacttCCTCAGTCACCTTCCTCCAGGCAGAGAGCAAATCGACTGCTGTTCAGGGTATAGGTCCAGCCAACTCACTCCCAGGTACATTTGGAAGGTGCTTATTGTGGAACTCCATAACCCAGGAATTTCACAACAGTCCAGGGAAAGCTGCACAACAACcactcagcacagctcccccagcaccactgccCCCCACACAACGTCCCCAGCACCCCTCTGCACCCCCATGCACAGAACTGGCACCCAGTGCTGAGGGAAACCCCCAACCAGCCCTGCTTCTGACACCACCTCTCTAAAAGgccagaaaaagagaaagacatgaGGATTTGCTCACTCTCTTTCCATAACATCGACACCTGCTGCAACACCTCCTGTTCTCCCTCACcccctttcattttttcatgCAGAGCCTAAAGCATGACaccaaatcacagaaaaaacCTCAGGGCTTGTGCAACCCCAGGTTGATAAATAAGACCTGaagcagcccagggctgcagctaAATCCCAAAAGCTTCTCTTGGAAAGAGGTGCGTCCACCCAGCCCGGCCCCAGGTCACTCACCGTGTTACAGGAGGTCAGGAGGCTGATAATGTTGTGGTCAAAGTGTGTGAGGTGGTTGGAGATGAAGACCCGGGCGCTGCCCTCGCGCAGCCGGGGGTCGCTCTCCCGCACAAACAGCCCCAGCACCGAGCACATCACCCGCACGATGAGCCTGGGGGGGAAGGGGCGTCCTCAGGTCCTGCAGCCTCAGCCATCGCTGCCTTACGCAACCAGGACAGAGGTCTGGGAAGGCCTGTGACTTCCTAAAGGAAGCTGGTAAGAAGTGGAAACGGTTCGGCAGGTGCCTGGGGCAGGAATgtctgggggctgcagctggggctaAAGGCTGCCCGcagagctgaagctgcagcaggaactaCGGGGCAACAAGCCCCCCACGGTGTGTTCACAGGACACCCAGCTGACCCCAGCACGTCAGATCAGCCCCTGAGTGCTCCAGGGGCAACTGCCAGCTTTGGTGTTAGCCAAGGAGGCACCTCCGTAGGTCCCGGGGACAAAGAGTCCCAAAAGCAGAGCTTCCCACCTCCCTCTGCCCGAGCCAAGCCTCCGCAGCACGGGCGGCGGGTGAGGGcagctcccccctgcccctcagcagCCCCCGGTCCCGGCAGCCCACGCACCGCCGCAGCAGGCTGTCGGGCAGGGCGCAGCTGACCAGGAAGACGTGCACGCCGATGAAGAGGCGCAGGACGAGCAGGCAGAGCCCCACGGGCGCGTAgaggagcagggccagcagcaggaaccCATCGGTCGGAAACCTGCGGGgccaaagagcagcagagcctgagcGCGGGGCAGCCAGACCCGCCCCTCCCAACGGCCCCACGGGCCCTGCCCGGGacccccccgggacccccgccccgcccaacgtcccgcccgccccgcctcTCTCCGCGGGCCCCTCGAGGACACCCTGGACCGCCACTCGTCCCCCCACGGGACACCCCGACTTTCCCCACAGGGCTCCTTCCCCCAGCGAGCCTCCGggccccccccgggccccccccgACCCCCGGgcctccccgggcagcccgAGGCCGCTCCCGCCAGGCACGGCGCCACGCGCAGCCCGCCGCAGCCCTCACCGGTGCGAGTCAAAGAGCCGCTCGGGGCCCGGGGTCGCAGGAGGCTCCATCCCCGCCACTTCAGGGCcacccgccgcccgccgccatCTTCCCCGCGGCCGCCCGCCTGCCCGCGCGGGGCAGCCTGGGAGGCGCGGCGCGGGGCACGCCGGGACGGCGCGGTCCCTTCAGGGTCCCCTCCGCTCGCCGCGGGCTCTCGgcgcccggcggggcggggagagCGCTCGGTGGGCCCGGCGCTCCCGCCGCGAAGCTCCCCCGACCCCCGCGGGGCCGCAGCTGCCGGCGGGGCTGCCGGCGGGACTACAGCTCCCAGCGTGCCCCGCGGCAGAACGCAGCTTCCGGCAGCTCTCCTCCCCAATGACTACAGCTCCCAGCGTGCCCCGCGGCGGGACCGCGCCTCCAGGGGGCGGGGCTTCCGGCTCCGCAGCAGCATGGCGGCCGCGCTGGGGCGCTGGGCGCGGGTCGCGCTGCGGCCGCGGCCGGTCCCGGGCAGGGCGCGGTGGTGCCGGGCGCTGTGCGGGGCTGCCGAGGCCCCCGAGacgccgcctcctcctccctccggcgggggccgggcgctggcggcggcgctgggcgccggggcggcggggctggtgctgctgtgggccCGGCAGGGTGAGGGCcgccggcccgcccggcccgccctgcccgccctgctcGCCGCcgtgcccgccccgcccgccccgccgcccgcctcgCCCCGCGCCGCCTTCAACTTCATCGCTGACGTGGTGGAGAAGACGGCGCCCGCGCTGGTCTACGTGGAGATCGTGGGCAGGTACCGGCACGGGCAGGGCCCCTCCCGGCCCCCTCCCGTCCTGCCCCCCACGAGGGTCTGATCCCCTCCTCCCCACGCTCCCGGGGGGGATCCCCCggctcctctcccagcccccGCCATCCCGTGCAGCCTGAGCCGCGCACAGCTCTCGGGGGGGTCCCCAAGTGCTGCGGGGAGGTGGGCCGGCCCCTGGTCCCGCTGCCCGCACGCCCCATCGGCCGTGGCCGCGGGGACACGCACCGCCGCGTCCTCCAGGACCGCGTCGGCAGAGCTGCCTtcggggctgcagctcctgttcCAGGGGCAGGACTTTGCGTTTGCCTTTGAGCTCCACCACGTTCCTGACAGCCTCTTAGGGCACCTCTGGAtggctgtgccctgcagctggtgctgttgCCTCCAGCCTGGTGTCACTGCAGCCTTGCTGAGCACGTGCAGTGTCTCCTCCAGTGCACTGGTCACTGTGTCTGGTGCCGTGGAGTTGTGCATATCCAGTTGGTTCCAGCGATCCCTCCCGTCATCTTCCATGTCGTGCTGCCTTCCCACAGGCTCTGCCTCGGGGCACAGGGGCTTGGGAGGCCCAAGGATCAGGGCAGACAAGCACTGGTCCCCTCAGCCCGGTGTGTCTGGTGTTGCTGGGTCTCTTGCCTCATGCAGCACCAGCCCTTTCCCCACAGGTCAGGGTGATGGGTGTCCCCGTGGGGACCGGGGCCTGCAGCTGTGAGTCTTCCTCTGCCTGTGCAAGAGGAGATGTCCCAGCTGGTTGTTACCTGCTCCAAGGCAAGGCTGCATGTGTTCAGGATACTTTGCATAGATCGCAGCCCCTTCCTCCTTGCTGCTCTCTCCCACAGAGCCAGTGCCATCCATTGCAGCTCTCCACTCACATGAGCTTCCCACTGTGCCTCTGTGGTCCTGCTGGGATCAGACCTTTGCCATCGTGCACAGGCTCTGGATTCTTCCTGCTTGTTCCCCTGTtccctgtgtgtttgtgtggaCTCTCGAGAGGGGGAAGTGTAGGAATCTCCCCATCCTGCTGTTGCCCTGATATCCCCACTCTCTCCTGAGTCTTTCCAGACCTACCAGCCTGGACCACCCAGTCTACCCAGCCCCTGCCTCACCCCCCAGAGCCTCCACGAGTCCCCTTGGgggtccctgctgcccttccctgaCCTGTGCCCTCCTTGCAGGCACCCCTTCTCGGGCCGTGACGTGCCCATCTCGAACGGCTCGGGGTTCCTGGTGTCCCCGGACGGGCTGATTGTCACCAACGCGCACGTGGTGGCCAACCGCCGGCGCGTGCGGGTGCGCCTGGCCAGCGGCGAGCAGTACGACGCCGTGGTGCAGGACGTGGACCAGGTGGCAGATATTGCCACCATCAGGATCAAGCCTAAGGTGGGCCCTGCGGCCGGGGGGaccccctgcctccctcctccccccggCCTGCCTGCTCACCGCCCTCCTCTCTTGCAGCACCcgctgcccaccctgcccctgGGCCGCTCCTGCGAGGTGCGGCAGGGCGAGTTCGTGGTGGCCATGGGCAGCCCCTTCGCCCTGCAGAACACCATCACCTCGGGCATCGTCAGCTCGGCGCAGCGCGGCAGCCGGGAGCTGGGCCTGGCCGCCTCCGACATGGAGTACATCCAGACCGACGCCGCCATCGACGTAAGGGGGGAGGGGCTGCcgctgtggggagggggcagctggggaggggctgcgggggccgTGAGGTCGGAGGAGGCTGGACACAGAGCGCTGGGAGGCAAAGGGGTCCTGGCCGGTCACGTGGGCGCTGTGTTTCTCCCCTGACCCTGTTCTCTGGACGCTGCCCCGTGCCGCAGGTCCCGCTGTGCCAGGACGGGCTCTGATGGCCtgttctctcctctttcctctgctgcagtttgGGAACTCCGGGGGGCCCCTCGTCAACTTGGTGAGTGCTGctgttccctccctcctgcctccgCTCCGTGTCCGACTGCGGGAGGGAGGGACTCTGTGTGCCCCAGGCtccttgtgaggagcagctggtgtgGGACCCCTGTGCAGGGTCAGTTTCAAGGAACCCTGAGccagtggggctggggcagggctgagggtttgggggtgctgcagccatggcatcagcccctgcccagcccagcaggatggggagggatgggCAGTTCCCCCCTCATCACCACAGCGCAGGCTGGACAGCACAGTGCCCTTGTCCTGCAGGATGGAGAAGTGATCGGGGTGAACACCATGAAGGTGACATCAGGCATCTCCTTTGCCATCCCCTCAGACCGGCTGCGGAAGTTCCTGCAAAAGGAGGAGCAGCGGAAAAGTGAGTTGGGTGCCTCCctgctggggtgctggggatggaggCCAGGAGGAGGGTGGAAGAGGGAagctctggcacagctgggctcCAGGCCCTTCTGAGCAAAgggacagcagagcaggagtCGTCTTTGGGGGCAGGAAGGTTCTCCCATCTGGCATGAAACCCCTCTGCCACCAGGAAGCTGTGCAGGGACCTGATCAACTGCAGCCCAGGTGAAGACTTTCAAGTGTCCCAGGTAGCTTGCACTTAAGTCCTCAGGACTAGGTGAGgattttggtggtgttttttttttgtctgttgctACTTTTCAGTAGATCTCAGTAGATGTGAAAATCACCGTGGATCATCTGTTGGTATTCAAAAATGGACAGAGTGATTTTGGAACTAGGAGCTACTTGTGTGCACTCATGGAAACACAGGTGCAGGATTCAGCTGTATCATGAAGCTGTGTTAGCTGTGTCGAGTCCCCACCGCTGGAGGGGTTTCCCAGCCctttagatgtggtgctgagggacatggggcagtgggggcCTTGGCAAGGCTGGGGAATcggtgggactggatgatcttaaaggtctattccaaaccaaaacagttaGATGGTTCTATAAAGGATGGGTAGTTCATTTGGTTCTGTCCATGggctctttctcttcctttgtcttTGAGGTAACTTATTTAATGCAGATTCTTGCTTTCTGGTTCTGCTGCTGACACCATGGAGTGCTGCTCTCAGTCCAAAAATCAGCAGCTCAGGCCAGGGAAGCAGAGTGtgctgtgcctgcagagctccagctcaGGCCCTGGCACTGCCGGGCGTGCCCGGGTGCGTGTCCCATTCCAGGGAGTTTGCAGCTTTCCCCCTGgtccttccctcctgcaggcTCCTGGTTCGGGAACGCAGAGACGAAGCGCCGGTACATCGGGGTGATGATGCTGACCCTGACACCCAGGTGAGGGCTCTGGGGTCGACGGGTGGGTCatggtggggcaggggggctgtgtGATGGGATCTTCCAAACTCACCCACAATGCCCAGTTTGGGGAGGATTGTGCTCATGGCTTATGCATTTGCTGTCAGATCTCTTTGTGCTCACATTGTGCTTGGACTCTGGGCTGTGTCAGAGGTAAATCAGACACTTGCAGGTTTCTACACTTCTGGCAGAATCCAGAAACAGATAAAAAGTTCCTGAACCTGCCCCCCAGAGTGGCAGATGAGGCTGTAGTTGTCACTGAGGGGAACTGGATAAGGAAGCCTTGCAACACAGCATGAATGAAAAGCCACCAGAAACGTTGTGTAATTGATAGATGTGCAGGGCACCAGCTAAAAGGTGTGATGAAACCATGGGGTGAGTTGTGCTCTCTGGAGGAGGGGTCTGTCCAGTGGATTCCTCTGGTTCAGAAACAGCTCTGGAATATGGCACTTTGGGAGTAAGAAATGGCAAGTTTTCCTGCAGTGGTCAGGCAAGGGAGGAGGTGAACCTGTAGGAGAGCAGGATGTGGTGGCACCCAGAGGGTGTTGTGAGGCTCCTGGGTgtcaggagcagggctgggtgctgcttcTGGAAATAAGTCATCATGGTGGTGATGAGTACAGCActggcaggagggaagaggatGACTCCTTGTGGGTCTGAGGGTCTTCACCCTCCTGGCTGTGGCTTGGGAAGGGCATTGTGTTGGTTGTGCATCTCAAGGGATGCACTGGTCAGCGGAGGACTGCAGACAGACAACCTGCTGGGCTCTGACAGAAGTGTCACCTGCTGCCCTTGCTGCAGCTGGTCCCCAAGATGTGCCTGAGGCCTTGGTGGCCAACTGAGCACCGAGACAGGTGCCCTGTAGGCAACAGGAGTGTCCCCAGTCAGGCCTGCCTGGAGGGAACTGCGGGAGGAGCCAGACCTGAAGgcctccagcagcctcctggaCGCAGCAGGTGTGTGACAGGAGTTCCTGCTCGGGGGCctgggctcctgcagcagctcttaaGAGCCCTTTACCTGACCCTGGGGCTTGGCTGCTCCTGGGGGTGGTGACAGTAGCAGCAGGAAGGCCTCTTGGGGCCGtgctctgcctttgctgcagcTCCCGTGTATTGGGGTGCACGGGCTGCCCCCCTCTGGGCACCGCGAGCAGGCTCAGGGGTTCCTGCCCGCGGCACAAACCGAGAGGCAGATGCTCTGTGTCCCCTGAGACCGGGGCAGTGGAGTAGGGTGGGTGGGGGACAGTCAGCATTGCTAGCATGCCCAGTAGATGGTGCTGGTAGTCAGGAAAACCGGCGGGATGTGGGAGCCAGACGTTCTCCCTCTCCACGGGAACAGGCGTGAGGGACCAAGTCTGTCGGGGAAGAAGTGTGAAATGTTTTGGACGTGGCTCCTGGGAAGCGGGTCCAGCTTCCCCAGCCAGTGAGTGAGCAGtctggcagctgctcctgggcagcgAGGTGTGTTTGTGCCCAGTTGCTGGGATCATCCCCCAAGGAGGGGTTGCTTGCCTTGGAATCGGGTGATGACACTGGCTGAACATGCTCGTTTGAAAGGTCAGAGCTTATTCTGGCACAGGAAGAACGAGAAGCTCCACGTTGCGTGCAAGTTCTTTGCTGCACAGACTGTCTGGCAGGCAGGACCTCCGGAGACACCAGGCCTGCCTGAAGGGAACAAGCTGTGCCCGTGGCTTTGAGCTGCGTGGAGCTCGTAGGCACCCTCACCTGAAAGCCACAGGGAGAGACAGGGCCTGGCTAACACAGCCCTCTGCAGTCATCCCACAGCAGAGGAAGTGGGACAGAGCAAAGGACTTtggaaacagcaaaggaaaagacacTGATTATTGGGAACAGTTACAATGAAACTGCTCCTGAGTGTGTTACTGGTCAGGGTCTTACTAGAGGGACATCCAAAACACGGGCTGGCTCTTCATGCAGTGTGTGGTAGAACTTGCTGGTGGCTTTTGTTCTGGGTCCTACCTGCCAAAGCAGACAAGTggagccaccaccaccaccaaagcCACAAGTGGTGTCT
Protein-coding sequences here:
- the HTRA2 gene encoding serine protease HTRA2, mitochondrial isoform X1, which gives rise to MAAALGRWARVALRPRPVPGRARWCRALCGAAEAPETPPPPPSGGGRALAAALGAGAAGLVLLWARQGEGRRPARPALPALLAAVPAPPAPPPASPRAAFNFIADVVEKTAPALVYVEIVGRHPFSGRDVPISNGSGFLVSPDGLIVTNAHVVANRRRVRVRLASGEQYDAVVQDVDQVADIATIRIKPKVGPAAGGTPCLPPPPGLPAHRPPLLQHPLPTLPLGRSCEVRQGEFVVAMGSPFALQNTITSGIVSSAQRGSRELGLAASDMEYIQTDAAIDFGNSGGPLVNLDGEVIGVNTMKVTSGISFAIPSDRLRKFLQKEEQRKSSWFGNAETKRRYIGVMMLTLTPSILAELKLRDPSFPDVSYGVLIHKVIIGSPAHQAGMKAGDVVLEINGQPSRRAEDVYEAVRTQQSLALLLRRGHDTLLVSVVPEVTE
- the AUP1 gene encoding lipid droplet-regulating VLDL assembly factor AUP1, with the protein product MEPPATPGPERLFDSHRFPTDGFLLLALLLYAPVGLCLLVLRLFIGVHVFLVSCALPDSLLRRLIVRVMCSVLGLFVRESDPRLREGSARVFISNHLTHFDHNIISLLTSCNTPALNGAPGFICWSRGFMELGVTGSRAELVDSLKVYSSHGGNPPLLLFPEEAATNGRAGLLRFSSWPFSIVDVVQPVALQVQRPLVTVSVADSSWITELLWTFFVPFTVYQVRWLPSVPRRAEEPSEDFALRVQELLAMELGVVSTRLTAADKTEHMKRLRHTSRLPFASASSQPQAARPRTLSRPAGAAPEDVRITAMVQQVKEVLPYVPLEAIRIDLAQTNCVDTTIANLLEGRVPFFPGSNEAGTDPLAPSTSQAAAAAGVQGSVAVPSSKTATKQFAKSPVERHLSLQERKRALYDYARRRFAEKQGAARAGGSP
- the HTRA2 gene encoding serine protease HTRA2, mitochondrial isoform X2; this translates as MAAALGRWARVALRPRPVPGRARWCRALCGAAEAPETPPPPPSGGGRALAAALGAGAAGLVLLWARQGEGRRPARPALPALLAAVPAPPAPPPASPRAAFNFIADVVEKTAPALVYVEIVGRHPFSGRDVPISNGSGFLVSPDGLIVTNAHVVANRRRVRVRLASGEQYDAVVQDVDQVADIATIRIKPKHPLPTLPLGRSCEVRQGEFVVAMGSPFALQNTITSGIVSSAQRGSRELGLAASDMEYIQTDAAIDFGNSGGPLVNLDGEVIGVNTMKVTSGISFAIPSDRLRKFLQKEEQRKSSWFGNAETKRRYIGVMMLTLTPSILAELKLRDPSFPDVSYGVLIHKVIIGSPAHQAGMKAGDVVLEINGQPSRRAEDVYEAVRTQQSLALLLRRGHDTLLVSVVPEVTE